From a single Leopardus geoffroyi isolate Oge1 chromosome E1, O.geoffroyi_Oge1_pat1.0, whole genome shotgun sequence genomic region:
- the FMNL1 gene encoding formin-like protein 1 isoform X4 → MGNAAGSAEQPAGPAAPSPKQPAAPKQPMPAARELEERFNRVLNCMNLPPDKVQLLSQYDNEKKWELICDQERFQVKNPPTAYIQKLKSYLETGGVGRKVAADWMSNLGFKRRVQESTQVLRELEISLRTNHIGWVEEFLNEENRGLDVLLEYLAFAQCSVTYDMESTDNGVPSSEKSKPLEQSVEDLSKGPPSALPPQPKSRHLTIKLTPAHSRKALRNSRIVSQKDDVHVCIMCLRAIMNYQSGFSLVMTHPACVNEIALSLNNKNPRTKALVLELLAAVCLVRGGHDIILAAFDNFKEVCGEQHRFEKLMEYFQKEDSNIDFMVACMQFINIVVHSVENMNFRVFLQYEFTHLGLDLYLERLRLTESDKLQVQIQAYLDNVFDVGALLEDTETKNAVLEHMEELQEQVAQLTERLRDAENESMAKIAELEKQLSQARKELETLRERFSESTPMGASRHPSEPEKVPTPVPARPSALELKVEELEEKGLIRILRGPGDAVSIEILPVAVATPSGSDAPTPTPTPAVPTGSLSPGSDLPPAAEPEPVAGAAPPPPPPPLPGPPFQQEAAPLAPPLASPLPGSSDPPPPPPPPPPPPPPPLQGGLPPPPPPPPLPSGTDGPVPPPPPPPPGGLSDAPEMGLGVKAKKPIQTKFRMPLLNWVALKPSQITGTVFTELNDEKVLQELDMSDFEEQFKTKSQGPSLDLSALKGKAAQKAPSKATLIEANRAKNLAITLRKGNLGADRICQAIETYDLQALGLDFLELLTRFLPTEYERSLIARFEREQRPMEELSEEDRFMLRFSRIPRLPERMATLTFLGNFPDTVQLLMPQLNAIIAASMSIKSSDKLRQILEIVLAFGNYMNSSKRGAAYGFRLQSLDVLLEMKSTDRKQTLLHYLVKVIAEKYPQLTGFHSDLHFLDKAGSVSLDSVLGDVRSLQRGLELTQREFVRQDNCTVLKEFLKTNSPIMDKLLADSKTAQEAYESVVEYFGENPKTTSPSMFFSLFSRFIKAYKKAEQEVEQWKKEAAAQEVGADAPGRGEVPASKSPPKARRQQMDLISELKRKQQKEPLIYESDRDGAIEDIITVLKTVPFTARTGKRTSRLLCEASLGEEIPL, encoded by the exons ATGGGCAACGCGGCAGGCAGCGCGGAGCAGCCCGCGGGCCCCGCCGCGCCGTCCCCCAAGCAGCCCGCGGCGCCCAAGCAGCCGATGCCCGCGGCCCGGGAGCTGGAGGAGAGGTTTAACAGGGTTCTG AACTGCATGAACTTGCCCCCGGACAAGGTGCAGCTGCTGAGCCAGTATGACAACGAGAAGAAGTGGGAGCTCATTTGTGACCAG GAGCGGTTTCAAGTCAAGAACCCTCCCACAGCCTATATCCAGAAGCTGAAGAGCTACCTGGAAACCGGTGGGGTCGGCCGAAAGGTAGCAGCGGACTGGATGTCTAACCTGGGG TTTAAGAGGCGAGTTCAGGAGTCCACGCAGGTGCTTCGGGAGCTGGAGATCTCCCTGAGGACAAACCACATTGG GTGGGTGGAAGAATTCCTCAACGAGGAGAACCGCGGCCTGGATGTGCTCCTCGAGTACCTGGCCTTTGCCCAGTGCTCCGTCAC GTATGACATGGAGAGCACAGACAACGGGGTCCCCAGCTCAGAGAAGAGCAAGCCCCTGGAGCAGTCGGTGGAAGATCTCAGCAAGGGTCCACCCTCGGCCTTGCCTCCTCAGCCCAAGAGTCGCCACCTGACCATCAA GCTGACCCCAGCCCACAGCAGGAAGGCCCTGCGGAATTCTCGCATTGTTAGCCAGAAGGATGACGTCCATGTCTGTATCATGTGCTTGCGTGCCATCATGAACTACCAG tCTGGCTTCAGCCTTGTCATGACCCACCCAGCCTGTGTCAATGAGATTGCTCTGAGCCTCAACAACAAGAACCCCAG aacGAAGGCTCTGGTGCTGGAGCTGCTGGCGGCTGTGTGCCTGGTGCGAGGAGGACACGACATCATCCTTGCAGCCTTTGACAATTTCAAGGAG GTGTGTGGGGAGCAGCACCGCTTTGAGAAGCTAATGGAATATTTCCAGAAAGAGGACAGCAACATCGACTTCATG GTGGCCTGCATGCAATTCATCAACATCGTGGTACACTCTGTGGAGAACATGAACTTCCGTGTCTTCCTGCAATATGAGTTCACCCACCTGGGCTTGGACTTGTACTTGGAG AGGCTTCGGCTCACCGAGAGTGACAAGCTGCAGGTACAGATCCAAGCGTACTTGGACAATGTTTTTGATGTGGGTGCGCTGCTGGAGGACACGGAGACCAAGAATGCTGTGCTGGAGCACATGGAGGAGCTGCAGGAGCAGGTGGCCCAG CTGACAGAAAGGCTTCGGGACGCGGAGAACGAATCCATGGCCAAGATTGCCGAGCTGGAAAAGCAGCTAAGCCAGGCTCGAAAGGAGTTGGAGACCCTGCGG GAGCGCTTCAGCGAGTCGACCCCCATGGGTGCCTCTAGGCATCCTTCCGAGCCTGAGAAAGTGCCTACCCCCGTCCCTGCACGGCCTTCGGCCCTAGAGCTGAAGGTGGAGGAGCTGGAAGAGAAGGGGTTAATCCGTATCCTGCGGGGGCCCGGGGATGCTGTCTCCATCGAGATCCTCCCGGTCGCTGTGGCAACTCCAAGCGGCAGTGACGCTCCGACTCCGACTCCCACTCCGGCAGTGCCCACCGGCTCACTCAGCCCAG GCTCAGATCTCCCACCTGCGGCAGAACCAGAGCCGGTTGCCGGAGCAGCACCCCCACCGCCACCGCCCCCACTGCCCGGCCCCCCCTTCCAGCAGGAAGCCGCGCCTTTGGCGCCCCCTCTGGCCTCACCCCTCCCTGGCAGCTCCgatcccccgcccccacctccacccccacccccacccccacccccgccgctgCAGGGAGGcttgccgcccccacccccaccgccaccgcTGCCTTCTGGCACAGATGGGCCGGTACCTCCGCCGCCCCCACCGCCTCCTGGAGGTCTCTCTGATGCCCCAGAGATGGGCCTAG GAGTAAAGGCCAAGAAACCCATACAGACCAAGTTCAGAATGCCACTCTTAAATTGGGTGGCCCTGAAACCCAGCCAGATCACAGGCACCGTCTTCACTGAGCTCAATGATGAGAAGGTGCTGCAG GAGCTAGACATGAGTGACTTTGAGGAGCAGTTCAAGACTAAGTCCCAAGGTCCCAGCCTAGACCTCAGTGCTCTCAAGGGTAAGGCAGCCCAGAAGGCCCCCAGCAAGGCCACCCTCATCGAGGCCAACCGGGCCAAGAACCTGGCCATCACCTTGCGCAAGGGCAACCTGGGGGCTGATCGCATCTGCCAGGCCATCGAGAC GTACGACCTACAGGCCCTTGGCCTGGACTTCCTGGAGTTGCTGACCCGCTTTCTGCCCACGGAGTATGAGCGTAGCCTCATTGCCCGCTTCGAGCGGGAGCAGCGACCCATGGAGGAGCTGTCGGAGGAGGATCGCTTCATGCTACGCTTCAGCCGCATCCCGCGCCTGCCGGAGCGCATGGCCACGCTCACCTTCCTGGGCAACTTTCCGGATACTGTGCAGCTGCTCATGCCG CAACTGAATGCCATAATTGcagcctcaatgtccatcaagtCCTCTGACAAACTCCGGCAGATCCTGGAG atTGTCCTGGCCTTTGGTAACTACATGAACAGCAGTAAGCGTGGAGCAGCCTACGGCTTCCGGCTCCAGAGTCTGGATGTG CTGCTGGAGATGAAGTCAACTGACCGCAAGCAGACGCTGCTGCACTACCTGGTGAAGGTCATTGCTGAGAAGTATCCACAGCTCACAGGCTTCCACAGCGACCTGCACTTCCTAGACAAGGCAGGCTCAG tgtCCCTGGACAGTGTCCTAGGGGACGTGCGCTCCCTACAGCGAGGCCTAGAGTTGACCCAGAGAGAGTTTGTGCGGCAGGACAACTGCACGGTGCTCAAGGAGTTCCTGAAGACCAACTCCCCCATCATGGATAAGCTGCTGGCAGACAGCAAGACTGCTCAG GAGGCCTATGAGTCTGTGGTGGAGTACTTCGGAGAGAACCCCAAGACCACATCCCCCTCCATGTTCTTTTCCCTCTTCAGCCGCTTCATCAAGGCCTACAAG AAAGCTGAGCAGGAGGTGGAACAGTGGAAGAAAGAAGCGGCAGCCCAGGAGGTGGGCGCTGACgccccaggcagaggggaagTCCCAGCATCCAAG TCGCCACCCAAGGCCCGGCGGCAGCAGATGGACCTCATCTCTGAGCTGAAGCGGAAGCAGCAGAAGGAGCCACTTATCTATGAGAGTGACCGCGATGGGGCCATTGAAGATATCATCACAG TGCTCAAGACGGTGCCTTTCACGGCCCGCACCGGCAAGCGGACATCCAGGCTCCTCTGTGAGGCCAGCCTGGGAGAAGAGATTCCTCTCTAG
- the FMNL1 gene encoding formin-like protein 1 isoform X6, whose product MGNAAGSAEQPAGPAAPSPKQPAAPKQPMPAARELEERFNRVLNCMNLPPDKVQLLSQYDNEKKWELICDQERFQVKNPPTAYIQKLKSYLETGGVGRKFKRRVQESTQVLRELEISLRTNHIGWVEEFLNEENRGLDVLLEYLAFAQCSVTYDMESTDNGVPSSEKSKPLEQSVEDLSKGPPSALPPQPKSRHLTIKLTPAHSRKALRNSRIVSQKDDVHVCIMCLRAIMNYQSGFSLVMTHPACVNEIALSLNNKNPRTKALVLELLAAVCLVRGGHDIILAAFDNFKEVCGEQHRFEKLMEYFQKEDSNIDFMVACMQFINIVVHSVENMNFRVFLQYEFTHLGLDLYLERLRLTESDKLQVQIQAYLDNVFDVGALLEDTETKNAVLEHMEELQEQVAQLTERLRDAENESMAKIAELEKQLSQARKELETLRERFSESTPMGASRHPSEPEKVPTPVPARPSALELKVEELEEKGLIRILRGPGDAVSIEILPVAVATPSGSDAPTPTPTPAVPTGSLSPGSDLPPAAEPEPVAGAAPPPPPPPLPGPPFQQEAAPLAPPLASPLPGSSDPPPPPPPPPPPPPPPLQGGLPPPPPPPPLPSGTDGPVPPPPPPPPGGLSDAPEMGLGVKAKKPIQTKFRMPLLNWVALKPSQITGTVFTELNDEKVLQELDMSDFEEQFKTKSQGPSLDLSALKGKAAQKAPSKATLIEANRAKNLAITLRKGNLGADRICQAIETYDLQALGLDFLELLTRFLPTEYERSLIARFEREQRPMEELSEEDRFMLRFSRIPRLPERMATLTFLGNFPDTVQLLMPQLNAIIAASMSIKSSDKLRQILEIVLAFGNYMNSSKRGAAYGFRLQSLDVLLEMKSTDRKQTLLHYLVKVIAEKYPQLTGFHSDLHFLDKAGSVSLDSVLGDVRSLQRGLELTQREFVRQDNCTVLKEFLKTNSPIMDKLLADSKTAQEAYESVVEYFGENPKTTSPSMFFSLFSRFIKAYKKAEQEVEQWKKEAAAQEVGADAPGRGEVPASKSPPKARRQQMDLISELKRKQQKEPLIYESDRDGAIEDIITDLRNQPYIRTDTGRRSARRRPPGPPLQVTSDLSL is encoded by the exons ATGGGCAACGCGGCAGGCAGCGCGGAGCAGCCCGCGGGCCCCGCCGCGCCGTCCCCCAAGCAGCCCGCGGCGCCCAAGCAGCCGATGCCCGCGGCCCGGGAGCTGGAGGAGAGGTTTAACAGGGTTCTG AACTGCATGAACTTGCCCCCGGACAAGGTGCAGCTGCTGAGCCAGTATGACAACGAGAAGAAGTGGGAGCTCATTTGTGACCAG GAGCGGTTTCAAGTCAAGAACCCTCCCACAGCCTATATCCAGAAGCTGAAGAGCTACCTGGAAACCGGTGGGGTCGGCCGAAAG TTTAAGAGGCGAGTTCAGGAGTCCACGCAGGTGCTTCGGGAGCTGGAGATCTCCCTGAGGACAAACCACATTGG GTGGGTGGAAGAATTCCTCAACGAGGAGAACCGCGGCCTGGATGTGCTCCTCGAGTACCTGGCCTTTGCCCAGTGCTCCGTCAC GTATGACATGGAGAGCACAGACAACGGGGTCCCCAGCTCAGAGAAGAGCAAGCCCCTGGAGCAGTCGGTGGAAGATCTCAGCAAGGGTCCACCCTCGGCCTTGCCTCCTCAGCCCAAGAGTCGCCACCTGACCATCAA GCTGACCCCAGCCCACAGCAGGAAGGCCCTGCGGAATTCTCGCATTGTTAGCCAGAAGGATGACGTCCATGTCTGTATCATGTGCTTGCGTGCCATCATGAACTACCAG tCTGGCTTCAGCCTTGTCATGACCCACCCAGCCTGTGTCAATGAGATTGCTCTGAGCCTCAACAACAAGAACCCCAG aacGAAGGCTCTGGTGCTGGAGCTGCTGGCGGCTGTGTGCCTGGTGCGAGGAGGACACGACATCATCCTTGCAGCCTTTGACAATTTCAAGGAG GTGTGTGGGGAGCAGCACCGCTTTGAGAAGCTAATGGAATATTTCCAGAAAGAGGACAGCAACATCGACTTCATG GTGGCCTGCATGCAATTCATCAACATCGTGGTACACTCTGTGGAGAACATGAACTTCCGTGTCTTCCTGCAATATGAGTTCACCCACCTGGGCTTGGACTTGTACTTGGAG AGGCTTCGGCTCACCGAGAGTGACAAGCTGCAGGTACAGATCCAAGCGTACTTGGACAATGTTTTTGATGTGGGTGCGCTGCTGGAGGACACGGAGACCAAGAATGCTGTGCTGGAGCACATGGAGGAGCTGCAGGAGCAGGTGGCCCAG CTGACAGAAAGGCTTCGGGACGCGGAGAACGAATCCATGGCCAAGATTGCCGAGCTGGAAAAGCAGCTAAGCCAGGCTCGAAAGGAGTTGGAGACCCTGCGG GAGCGCTTCAGCGAGTCGACCCCCATGGGTGCCTCTAGGCATCCTTCCGAGCCTGAGAAAGTGCCTACCCCCGTCCCTGCACGGCCTTCGGCCCTAGAGCTGAAGGTGGAGGAGCTGGAAGAGAAGGGGTTAATCCGTATCCTGCGGGGGCCCGGGGATGCTGTCTCCATCGAGATCCTCCCGGTCGCTGTGGCAACTCCAAGCGGCAGTGACGCTCCGACTCCGACTCCCACTCCGGCAGTGCCCACCGGCTCACTCAGCCCAG GCTCAGATCTCCCACCTGCGGCAGAACCAGAGCCGGTTGCCGGAGCAGCACCCCCACCGCCACCGCCCCCACTGCCCGGCCCCCCCTTCCAGCAGGAAGCCGCGCCTTTGGCGCCCCCTCTGGCCTCACCCCTCCCTGGCAGCTCCgatcccccgcccccacctccacccccacccccacccccacccccgccgctgCAGGGAGGcttgccgcccccacccccaccgccaccgcTGCCTTCTGGCACAGATGGGCCGGTACCTCCGCCGCCCCCACCGCCTCCTGGAGGTCTCTCTGATGCCCCAGAGATGGGCCTAG GAGTAAAGGCCAAGAAACCCATACAGACCAAGTTCAGAATGCCACTCTTAAATTGGGTGGCCCTGAAACCCAGCCAGATCACAGGCACCGTCTTCACTGAGCTCAATGATGAGAAGGTGCTGCAG GAGCTAGACATGAGTGACTTTGAGGAGCAGTTCAAGACTAAGTCCCAAGGTCCCAGCCTAGACCTCAGTGCTCTCAAGGGTAAGGCAGCCCAGAAGGCCCCCAGCAAGGCCACCCTCATCGAGGCCAACCGGGCCAAGAACCTGGCCATCACCTTGCGCAAGGGCAACCTGGGGGCTGATCGCATCTGCCAGGCCATCGAGAC GTACGACCTACAGGCCCTTGGCCTGGACTTCCTGGAGTTGCTGACCCGCTTTCTGCCCACGGAGTATGAGCGTAGCCTCATTGCCCGCTTCGAGCGGGAGCAGCGACCCATGGAGGAGCTGTCGGAGGAGGATCGCTTCATGCTACGCTTCAGCCGCATCCCGCGCCTGCCGGAGCGCATGGCCACGCTCACCTTCCTGGGCAACTTTCCGGATACTGTGCAGCTGCTCATGCCG CAACTGAATGCCATAATTGcagcctcaatgtccatcaagtCCTCTGACAAACTCCGGCAGATCCTGGAG atTGTCCTGGCCTTTGGTAACTACATGAACAGCAGTAAGCGTGGAGCAGCCTACGGCTTCCGGCTCCAGAGTCTGGATGTG CTGCTGGAGATGAAGTCAACTGACCGCAAGCAGACGCTGCTGCACTACCTGGTGAAGGTCATTGCTGAGAAGTATCCACAGCTCACAGGCTTCCACAGCGACCTGCACTTCCTAGACAAGGCAGGCTCAG tgtCCCTGGACAGTGTCCTAGGGGACGTGCGCTCCCTACAGCGAGGCCTAGAGTTGACCCAGAGAGAGTTTGTGCGGCAGGACAACTGCACGGTGCTCAAGGAGTTCCTGAAGACCAACTCCCCCATCATGGATAAGCTGCTGGCAGACAGCAAGACTGCTCAG GAGGCCTATGAGTCTGTGGTGGAGTACTTCGGAGAGAACCCCAAGACCACATCCCCCTCCATGTTCTTTTCCCTCTTCAGCCGCTTCATCAAGGCCTACAAG AAAGCTGAGCAGGAGGTGGAACAGTGGAAGAAAGAAGCGGCAGCCCAGGAGGTGGGCGCTGACgccccaggcagaggggaagTCCCAGCATCCAAG TCGCCACCCAAGGCCCGGCGGCAGCAGATGGACCTCATCTCTGAGCTGAAGCGGAAGCAGCAGAAGGAGCCACTTATCTATGAGAGTGACCGCGATGGGGCCATTGAAGATATCATCACAG ATCTGcggaaccagccctacatccgcACAGACACAGGCCGTAGAAGTGCTCGCCGGCGCCCCCCGGGACCCCCCCTGCAGGTCACCTCGGACCTCTCACTGTAG
- the FMNL1 gene encoding formin-like protein 1 isoform X2: MGNAAGSAEQPAGPAAPSPKQPAAPKQPMPAARELEERFNRVLNCMNLPPDKVQLLSQYDNEKKWELICDQERFQVKNPPTAYIQKLKSYLETGGVGRKVAADWMSNLGFKRRVQESTQVLRELEISLRTNHIGWVEEFLNEENRGLDVLLEYLAFAQCSVTYDMESTDNGVPSSEKSKPLEQSVEDLSKGPPSALPPQPKSRHLTIKCPPSPRLTPAHSRKALRNSRIVSQKDDVHVCIMCLRAIMNYQSGFSLVMTHPACVNEIALSLNNKNPRTKALVLELLAAVCLVRGGHDIILAAFDNFKEVCGEQHRFEKLMEYFQKEDSNIDFMVACMQFINIVVHSVENMNFRVFLQYEFTHLGLDLYLERLRLTESDKLQVQIQAYLDNVFDVGALLEDTETKNAVLEHMEELQEQVAQLTERLRDAENESMAKIAELEKQLSQARKELETLRERFSESTPMGASRHPSEPEKVPTPVPARPSALELKVEELEEKGLIRILRGPGDAVSIEILPVAVATPSGSDAPTPTPTPAVPTGSLSPGSDLPPAAEPEPVAGAAPPPPPPPLPGPPFQQEAAPLAPPLASPLPGSSDPPPPPPPPPPPPPPPLQGGLPPPPPPPPLPSGTDGPVPPPPPPPPGGLSDAPEMGLGVKAKKPIQTKFRMPLLNWVALKPSQITGTVFTELNDEKVLQELDMSDFEEQFKTKSQGPSLDLSALKGKAAQKAPSKATLIEANRAKNLAITLRKGNLGADRICQAIETYDLQALGLDFLELLTRFLPTEYERSLIARFEREQRPMEELSEEDRFMLRFSRIPRLPERMATLTFLGNFPDTVQLLMPQLNAIIAASMSIKSSDKLRQILEIVLAFGNYMNSSKRGAAYGFRLQSLDVLLEMKSTDRKQTLLHYLVKVIAEKYPQLTGFHSDLHFLDKAGSVSLDSVLGDVRSLQRGLELTQREFVRQDNCTVLKEFLKTNSPIMDKLLADSKTAQEAYESVVEYFGENPKTTSPSMFFSLFSRFIKAYKKAEQEVEQWKKEAAAQEVGADAPGRGEVPASKSPPKARRQQMDLISELKRKQQKEPLIYESDRDGAIEDIITVLKTVPFTARTGKRTSRLLCEASLGEEIPL, from the exons ATGGGCAACGCGGCAGGCAGCGCGGAGCAGCCCGCGGGCCCCGCCGCGCCGTCCCCCAAGCAGCCCGCGGCGCCCAAGCAGCCGATGCCCGCGGCCCGGGAGCTGGAGGAGAGGTTTAACAGGGTTCTG AACTGCATGAACTTGCCCCCGGACAAGGTGCAGCTGCTGAGCCAGTATGACAACGAGAAGAAGTGGGAGCTCATTTGTGACCAG GAGCGGTTTCAAGTCAAGAACCCTCCCACAGCCTATATCCAGAAGCTGAAGAGCTACCTGGAAACCGGTGGGGTCGGCCGAAAGGTAGCAGCGGACTGGATGTCTAACCTGGGG TTTAAGAGGCGAGTTCAGGAGTCCACGCAGGTGCTTCGGGAGCTGGAGATCTCCCTGAGGACAAACCACATTGG GTGGGTGGAAGAATTCCTCAACGAGGAGAACCGCGGCCTGGATGTGCTCCTCGAGTACCTGGCCTTTGCCCAGTGCTCCGTCAC GTATGACATGGAGAGCACAGACAACGGGGTCCCCAGCTCAGAGAAGAGCAAGCCCCTGGAGCAGTCGGTGGAAGATCTCAGCAAGGGTCCACCCTCGGCCTTGCCTCCTCAGCCCAAGAGTCGCCACCTGACCATCAA gtgccccccttcTCCCCG GCTGACCCCAGCCCACAGCAGGAAGGCCCTGCGGAATTCTCGCATTGTTAGCCAGAAGGATGACGTCCATGTCTGTATCATGTGCTTGCGTGCCATCATGAACTACCAG tCTGGCTTCAGCCTTGTCATGACCCACCCAGCCTGTGTCAATGAGATTGCTCTGAGCCTCAACAACAAGAACCCCAG aacGAAGGCTCTGGTGCTGGAGCTGCTGGCGGCTGTGTGCCTGGTGCGAGGAGGACACGACATCATCCTTGCAGCCTTTGACAATTTCAAGGAG GTGTGTGGGGAGCAGCACCGCTTTGAGAAGCTAATGGAATATTTCCAGAAAGAGGACAGCAACATCGACTTCATG GTGGCCTGCATGCAATTCATCAACATCGTGGTACACTCTGTGGAGAACATGAACTTCCGTGTCTTCCTGCAATATGAGTTCACCCACCTGGGCTTGGACTTGTACTTGGAG AGGCTTCGGCTCACCGAGAGTGACAAGCTGCAGGTACAGATCCAAGCGTACTTGGACAATGTTTTTGATGTGGGTGCGCTGCTGGAGGACACGGAGACCAAGAATGCTGTGCTGGAGCACATGGAGGAGCTGCAGGAGCAGGTGGCCCAG CTGACAGAAAGGCTTCGGGACGCGGAGAACGAATCCATGGCCAAGATTGCCGAGCTGGAAAAGCAGCTAAGCCAGGCTCGAAAGGAGTTGGAGACCCTGCGG GAGCGCTTCAGCGAGTCGACCCCCATGGGTGCCTCTAGGCATCCTTCCGAGCCTGAGAAAGTGCCTACCCCCGTCCCTGCACGGCCTTCGGCCCTAGAGCTGAAGGTGGAGGAGCTGGAAGAGAAGGGGTTAATCCGTATCCTGCGGGGGCCCGGGGATGCTGTCTCCATCGAGATCCTCCCGGTCGCTGTGGCAACTCCAAGCGGCAGTGACGCTCCGACTCCGACTCCCACTCCGGCAGTGCCCACCGGCTCACTCAGCCCAG GCTCAGATCTCCCACCTGCGGCAGAACCAGAGCCGGTTGCCGGAGCAGCACCCCCACCGCCACCGCCCCCACTGCCCGGCCCCCCCTTCCAGCAGGAAGCCGCGCCTTTGGCGCCCCCTCTGGCCTCACCCCTCCCTGGCAGCTCCgatcccccgcccccacctccacccccacccccacccccacccccgccgctgCAGGGAGGcttgccgcccccacccccaccgccaccgcTGCCTTCTGGCACAGATGGGCCGGTACCTCCGCCGCCCCCACCGCCTCCTGGAGGTCTCTCTGATGCCCCAGAGATGGGCCTAG GAGTAAAGGCCAAGAAACCCATACAGACCAAGTTCAGAATGCCACTCTTAAATTGGGTGGCCCTGAAACCCAGCCAGATCACAGGCACCGTCTTCACTGAGCTCAATGATGAGAAGGTGCTGCAG GAGCTAGACATGAGTGACTTTGAGGAGCAGTTCAAGACTAAGTCCCAAGGTCCCAGCCTAGACCTCAGTGCTCTCAAGGGTAAGGCAGCCCAGAAGGCCCCCAGCAAGGCCACCCTCATCGAGGCCAACCGGGCCAAGAACCTGGCCATCACCTTGCGCAAGGGCAACCTGGGGGCTGATCGCATCTGCCAGGCCATCGAGAC GTACGACCTACAGGCCCTTGGCCTGGACTTCCTGGAGTTGCTGACCCGCTTTCTGCCCACGGAGTATGAGCGTAGCCTCATTGCCCGCTTCGAGCGGGAGCAGCGACCCATGGAGGAGCTGTCGGAGGAGGATCGCTTCATGCTACGCTTCAGCCGCATCCCGCGCCTGCCGGAGCGCATGGCCACGCTCACCTTCCTGGGCAACTTTCCGGATACTGTGCAGCTGCTCATGCCG CAACTGAATGCCATAATTGcagcctcaatgtccatcaagtCCTCTGACAAACTCCGGCAGATCCTGGAG atTGTCCTGGCCTTTGGTAACTACATGAACAGCAGTAAGCGTGGAGCAGCCTACGGCTTCCGGCTCCAGAGTCTGGATGTG CTGCTGGAGATGAAGTCAACTGACCGCAAGCAGACGCTGCTGCACTACCTGGTGAAGGTCATTGCTGAGAAGTATCCACAGCTCACAGGCTTCCACAGCGACCTGCACTTCCTAGACAAGGCAGGCTCAG tgtCCCTGGACAGTGTCCTAGGGGACGTGCGCTCCCTACAGCGAGGCCTAGAGTTGACCCAGAGAGAGTTTGTGCGGCAGGACAACTGCACGGTGCTCAAGGAGTTCCTGAAGACCAACTCCCCCATCATGGATAAGCTGCTGGCAGACAGCAAGACTGCTCAG GAGGCCTATGAGTCTGTGGTGGAGTACTTCGGAGAGAACCCCAAGACCACATCCCCCTCCATGTTCTTTTCCCTCTTCAGCCGCTTCATCAAGGCCTACAAG AAAGCTGAGCAGGAGGTGGAACAGTGGAAGAAAGAAGCGGCAGCCCAGGAGGTGGGCGCTGACgccccaggcagaggggaagTCCCAGCATCCAAG TCGCCACCCAAGGCCCGGCGGCAGCAGATGGACCTCATCTCTGAGCTGAAGCGGAAGCAGCAGAAGGAGCCACTTATCTATGAGAGTGACCGCGATGGGGCCATTGAAGATATCATCACAG TGCTCAAGACGGTGCCTTTCACGGCCCGCACCGGCAAGCGGACATCCAGGCTCCTCTGTGAGGCCAGCCTGGGAGAAGAGATTCCTCTCTAG